One genomic window of Corynebacterium massiliense DSM 45435 includes the following:
- the purL gene encoding phosphoribosylformylglycinamidine synthase subunit PurL, whose product MHNDTVDNARATSDEAQPYAELGLKDDEYQHIRDILGRRPTDAELTMYSVMWSEHCSYKSSKAHLRYFGETMTEEMGEKILAGIGENAGVVDIGDGNAVTFRVESHNHPSYVEPYQGAATGVGGIVRDIMAMGARPVAVMDQLRFGPADAADTARVLPGVVAGIGGYGNSLGLPNIGGETVFDPTYASNPLVNALCVGTLKVEDLKLAFASGTGNKVMLFGSRTGLDGIGGVSVLASDSFDEGAERKLPAVQVGDPFSEKVLIECCLDLYKAGVVVGIQDLGGAGLACATSELAAAGDGGMRVDLDQVPLRADNMTAAEILASESQERMCAVVAPEDVERFREICDHWEVTCAEIGEVVEGDHLVITHGGEVVVDAPAGTIADDAPVYNRPFARPEWQDELQRFGGIDKASDLVDAFKKMLASPALCSRDYIMNQYDRYVRGNTVQSHHADAGVLRIDEETGRGVAVSADCSGRYTKLDPNMGARLALAEAYRNVAATGARPVAITNCLNFGSPENPDVMWQFREAVHGLADGAVELGIPVSGGNVSFYNQTGEEPILPTPVVGVLGVVDDVRGAHRHALDGTAGQKLILLGETRDEFGGSIYQQVTRDELNGLPPQVDLANEAKLVELLAGNADIAAAHDVSEGGLGTTVFEMARAAAVGIDLDVEAVHADPTTALFSESASRVVVAVDADKENAVLERAGELGIPAAVIGTTNDSAELNFAGVSVGIAELADAWAGTLPQLFGQHVGANSTV is encoded by the coding sequence ATGCACAACGACACCGTGGACAACGCGCGGGCCACCTCCGACGAGGCGCAGCCCTACGCAGAGCTGGGCTTAAAAGACGACGAGTACCAGCACATCCGAGACATCCTGGGGCGCCGGCCCACCGACGCGGAGCTCACCATGTACTCCGTCATGTGGTCGGAGCACTGCTCGTACAAGTCCTCCAAGGCGCACCTGCGCTACTTCGGTGAGACCATGACAGAGGAGATGGGGGAGAAGATCCTCGCCGGCATCGGCGAGAACGCCGGCGTGGTCGACATCGGAGACGGCAACGCGGTCACCTTCCGCGTGGAATCCCACAATCACCCGTCCTACGTTGAGCCGTACCAGGGTGCGGCGACGGGTGTGGGCGGCATCGTGCGCGACATCATGGCCATGGGCGCGCGCCCGGTGGCGGTAATGGATCAGCTGCGCTTCGGCCCGGCCGACGCGGCGGATACCGCTCGCGTGCTGCCCGGCGTGGTCGCCGGCATCGGCGGCTACGGCAACTCCCTGGGGCTTCCCAACATTGGCGGCGAGACCGTCTTTGACCCCACCTACGCCTCCAATCCGCTGGTCAACGCCCTGTGCGTGGGCACGCTCAAGGTGGAGGACCTGAAGCTGGCGTTCGCCTCCGGCACGGGCAACAAGGTCATGCTCTTCGGTTCGCGCACCGGCCTCGACGGCATCGGCGGCGTGTCCGTCCTCGCGTCCGACTCCTTCGACGAGGGCGCCGAGCGCAAGCTGCCGGCCGTGCAGGTGGGCGACCCCTTCTCCGAAAAGGTGCTCATCGAGTGCTGCCTGGATCTGTACAAGGCCGGCGTGGTCGTCGGCATCCAGGACTTGGGCGGCGCGGGCCTGGCGTGCGCGACCTCGGAGCTGGCTGCGGCTGGCGATGGCGGCATGCGCGTCGACCTGGACCAGGTCCCGCTGCGCGCGGACAATATGACCGCCGCGGAGATCCTCGCCTCCGAGTCGCAGGAGCGCATGTGCGCGGTCGTCGCGCCGGAAGACGTGGAGCGCTTCCGCGAGATCTGTGACCACTGGGAGGTCACCTGCGCCGAGATCGGCGAGGTCGTCGAAGGCGACCACCTGGTCATCACCCACGGCGGCGAAGTCGTCGTGGACGCGCCGGCCGGCACCATCGCGGACGACGCCCCGGTGTACAACCGCCCGTTCGCCCGCCCGGAGTGGCAGGACGAGCTGCAGCGCTTCGGCGGCATCGACAAGGCCAGCGATCTCGTGGACGCCTTCAAGAAGATGCTCGCCTCCCCGGCGCTGTGCTCGCGCGACTACATCATGAACCAGTACGACCGCTACGTGCGCGGCAACACCGTACAGTCGCACCACGCGGACGCGGGCGTGCTGCGTATCGATGAAGAAACCGGCCGCGGCGTGGCCGTGTCCGCGGACTGCTCGGGCCGCTACACCAAGCTGGATCCGAACATGGGCGCCCGCCTGGCGCTCGCGGAGGCCTACCGCAACGTCGCAGCCACGGGCGCGCGTCCCGTGGCCATCACCAACTGCCTCAACTTCGGTTCCCCGGAGAACCCGGACGTGATGTGGCAGTTCCGCGAGGCGGTGCACGGGCTTGCCGATGGCGCCGTCGAGCTGGGCATCCCGGTCTCCGGCGGCAACGTGTCCTTCTACAACCAGACCGGCGAAGAGCCGATTCTGCCCACCCCGGTCGTTGGTGTCCTGGGCGTGGTCGACGACGTGCGCGGCGCGCACCGCCACGCGCTCGACGGCACCGCCGGCCAGAAGCTCATCCTGCTGGGCGAGACCCGCGACGAGTTCGGCGGTTCCATCTACCAGCAGGTCACCCGCGACGAGCTCAACGGCCTGCCGCCGCAGGTGGATCTGGCCAACGAGGCGAAGCTGGTCGAGCTGCTCGCCGGCAACGCCGACATCGCCGCCGCGCACGATGTGTCGGAGGGCGGCCTGGGCACGACCGTCTTCGAAATGGCGCGCGCTGCCGCAGTGGGCATCGACCTCGATGTGGAGGCCGTGCACGCCGACCCGACCACCGCGCTGTTTAGCGAGTCCGCCTCCCGCGTCGTCGTCGCCGTCGACGCCGACAAGGAGAACGCCGTGCTGGAACGGGCCGGCGAGCTGGGGATTCCGGCCGCGGTCATCGGTACCACCAACGATTCCGCGGAGCTTAACTTCGCCGGCGTTTCGGTGGGTATCGCGGAGCTTGCCGATGCCTGGGCAGGAACCCTGCCGCAGCTCTTCGGCCAGCACGTGGGTGCAAACTCGACGGTGTAG
- the purQ gene encoding phosphoribosylformylglycinamidine synthase subunit PurQ, whose product MPAKIGVITFPGTLDDVDAARAVRYAGAEVVDLWHADSDLHGVDAVVVPGGFSYGDYLRSGAISAQAPVMRSVVDAARDGMPVLGICNGFQILTEAGLLEGALTRNVGLHFHCEDIFLEVASDKTAWTGELTEGEKIHIPAKHGEGRFQAAPETIEKLEKEGQVVFRYTDNFNGSLGDIAGITNEAGNVVGLMPHPEHAIDTLTGPSTDGLKLFTSALATVAGNATATSNA is encoded by the coding sequence GTGCCAGCCAAGATCGGAGTAATCACCTTCCCGGGCACGCTTGACGATGTCGACGCTGCCCGCGCCGTCCGCTACGCCGGCGCAGAAGTCGTCGACCTGTGGCACGCGGATAGCGACCTGCACGGCGTGGACGCGGTCGTGGTCCCGGGCGGTTTCTCGTACGGCGACTATCTGCGCTCCGGGGCGATCTCCGCACAGGCGCCCGTCATGCGCTCGGTGGTAGACGCCGCCCGCGACGGCATGCCGGTGCTCGGCATCTGCAACGGCTTCCAGATCCTAACCGAGGCCGGTCTCTTGGAGGGCGCGCTCACCCGCAACGTGGGTCTGCACTTCCACTGCGAGGACATCTTCCTCGAGGTGGCCAGCGACAAGACCGCGTGGACGGGCGAGCTGACCGAAGGCGAAAAGATCCACATCCCGGCCAAGCACGGCGAGGGCCGCTTCCAGGCGGCGCCGGAGACCATCGAAAAGCTGGAGAAGGAAGGCCAGGTCGTCTTCCGCTACACCGACAACTTCAACGGCTCGCTCGGGGACATCGCGGGCATTACTAACGAAGCCGGCAACGTCGTGGGGCTCATGCCGCACCCGGAGCACGCCATCGACACGCTCACCGGCCCGTCCACGGACGGGCTGAAGCTCTTTACCTCGGCGCTTGCCACCGTCGCCGGCAACGCAACCGCGACCTCGAACGCCTAA
- a CDS encoding acyl-CoA thioesterase gives MTESDASHKSPNITLRFMASPGDLLMAGTPGISGGRLLEWIDKAAYACAVQWSSTYCVTAYVGHIHFTRPIPSGHIVEVRSRIAMTGRSSMHIVNEVLSADPREGIFTRACDCLVIFVAKDAATGRSTPVPSFTPETDEERRVEEAAKDRITLRKAIEEEMSKQTYDGPSDAPRMVNRFLAKPADINWGGNVHGGTAMEWIDEAATACTMEWSAERTVAVYAGGIRFYQPIHIGDLIEVDARLLRTDARSMQMSIHVRAGDAHRGRAELETAIHASFAYMAVDRDNHVLAARQFTPRTEEDIRLAEHATTLRNLRADFAPRPLVAAPTNQHID, from the coding sequence ATGACGGAAAGCGATGCGTCTCACAAGTCCCCGAACATCACCCTGCGTTTCATGGCCTCCCCGGGAGATCTACTCATGGCCGGCACCCCGGGCATTTCCGGCGGCCGCTTGCTCGAGTGGATCGATAAGGCCGCCTACGCGTGCGCCGTGCAGTGGTCGAGCACCTACTGCGTGACCGCGTACGTGGGCCACATTCACTTCACCCGCCCCATTCCCTCGGGCCACATCGTGGAGGTGCGCTCCCGCATCGCGATGACCGGCCGGTCCTCGATGCACATCGTCAACGAGGTGCTTTCGGCGGATCCGCGCGAGGGCATTTTCACCCGCGCGTGCGACTGCCTGGTCATCTTCGTGGCCAAGGACGCGGCGACGGGGCGCTCTACCCCGGTGCCGAGCTTCACGCCGGAAACGGACGAGGAGCGCCGCGTGGAGGAGGCTGCGAAGGACCGCATCACCCTGCGCAAGGCCATTGAGGAAGAGATGAGCAAGCAGACCTACGACGGTCCGTCGGACGCGCCGCGGATGGTCAACCGCTTTTTGGCTAAGCCCGCCGATATCAACTGGGGCGGCAACGTCCACGGCGGCACCGCGATGGAGTGGATCGACGAGGCGGCGACTGCCTGCACCATGGAGTGGTCCGCGGAGCGCACCGTGGCGGTCTACGCCGGCGGCATCCGCTTCTACCAACCGATCCATATCGGTGACCTCATCGAGGTGGATGCGCGCCTTCTGCGTACCGATGCCCGCTCCATGCAGATGTCCATCCACGTCCGCGCCGGCGATGCCCACCGCGGGCGCGCGGAGTTGGAGACCGCCATCCATGCCTCCTTTGCGTACATGGCCGTCGACCGCGACAACCACGTGCTTGCCGCGCGCCAGTTCACCCCGCGCACCGAGGAGGACATCCGCCTCGCCGAGCACGCCACTACCCTGCGCAATCTGCGCGCCGATTTCGCCCCACGCCCGCTGGTGGCTGCGCCCACCAACCAGCACATCGATTAA
- a CDS encoding ABC transporter ATP-binding protein, which produces MAELSDSEILELEGNVGSDDWSGSAPRKAKNFGGAFKRLLGLLAPYKATIVAVVGLTALSVALNVYAPRVTGRAMDEIFSGAIGAHLPQGASKDDVIAGLRADDNNQFADMLSGMDVTPGVGIDFERLAGFILAILGLYLVAAVLMWLQGFLLNRVVMRAVYRLRSDVEAKINRLPLSYFDTQQRGDVLSRTTNDVDNIQQALQQALSQAVNSVLTILGITIMMFALSWQLALIALLAIPLTFAVIAVIGSRSQSQFATQWKATGQLNGRVEETFSGHEVLQVFGRADSAIADFDAHNDELYRAAVKAQFYSGIMMPIMQFISYLSYVAIAVVGGLKVAGGSLTLGQVTAFIQYARQFNQPLGELGGMMQMVQSGVASAERTFELLDAPEEPRDISETESDTSAHQRRERTLAERAQGLVEFEHVDFSYDPDTPLIQDLNLRVTPGSTAAIVGPTGAGKTTLVNLIMRFYDVDSGRITLDGTDIRELSRHALRSQVGMVLQDAVLFDGTIMDNIRYGRLDATDEEVIEAAKATYVDRFVHSLPDGYDTRVDSDGGSLSVGERQLITIARAFIAQPALLILDEATSSVDTRTELLVQEAMNKLRAERTSFIIAHRLSTIREADVIVVMESGTIVEQGTHDELLAAGGAYASLYEAQFAGEA; this is translated from the coding sequence ATGGCTGAACTTAGCGATTCCGAAATCCTCGAGCTCGAAGGCAACGTCGGCTCCGACGACTGGTCCGGGAGTGCGCCGCGCAAGGCGAAGAACTTCGGCGGCGCGTTCAAACGCCTGCTCGGCCTGCTCGCGCCCTATAAGGCGACCATCGTCGCCGTCGTGGGTCTTACCGCCTTGAGCGTGGCGCTCAACGTCTACGCCCCACGGGTCACCGGCCGGGCGATGGACGAGATCTTCTCCGGCGCCATCGGCGCCCACTTGCCGCAGGGCGCCAGCAAGGACGATGTCATCGCCGGGTTGCGCGCAGACGACAACAACCAATTCGCGGACATGCTCTCCGGCATGGACGTCACCCCCGGCGTGGGCATCGATTTCGAACGCCTGGCGGGTTTTATCCTCGCCATCCTCGGCCTCTACCTCGTCGCCGCCGTGTTGATGTGGCTGCAGGGTTTCCTGCTCAACCGGGTGGTCATGCGCGCGGTCTACCGCCTGCGCTCCGACGTGGAGGCGAAGATCAACCGCCTGCCGCTGTCCTACTTTGACACCCAACAGCGCGGTGACGTGCTCTCGCGCACCACCAACGACGTGGACAACATCCAGCAGGCGCTGCAACAGGCGCTGTCCCAGGCGGTCAACTCGGTGCTGACCATCCTCGGCATCACCATCATGATGTTCGCACTGTCCTGGCAACTCGCCCTCATCGCCCTGCTGGCGATCCCGCTGACCTTCGCCGTCATCGCGGTCATCGGCTCGCGCTCGCAGAGCCAGTTTGCTACCCAGTGGAAGGCCACCGGCCAGCTCAACGGCCGGGTGGAAGAGACCTTCTCCGGCCACGAGGTGCTGCAGGTCTTCGGCCGCGCCGACAGCGCCATCGCCGACTTCGACGCGCACAACGACGAGCTCTACCGCGCCGCGGTCAAGGCGCAGTTCTACTCCGGCATCATGATGCCGATCATGCAGTTCATCTCCTACCTGTCCTACGTGGCCATCGCCGTTGTGGGCGGGTTGAAGGTTGCCGGCGGTTCGCTCACCTTGGGCCAGGTCACCGCGTTTATCCAGTACGCCCGCCAGTTCAACCAGCCGCTGGGTGAGCTGGGCGGCATGATGCAGATGGTCCAGTCCGGCGTGGCTTCTGCCGAGCGCACCTTCGAACTACTCGACGCTCCGGAGGAGCCGCGGGATATATCCGAAACGGAAAGCGACACCTCCGCACACCAGCGCCGAGAGCGCACGCTGGCGGAGCGTGCCCAGGGGCTCGTCGAATTCGAGCACGTCGACTTCTCCTACGACCCGGACACCCCGCTCATCCAGGACCTCAACCTGCGGGTTACGCCGGGTAGCACCGCGGCCATCGTCGGCCCCACCGGCGCGGGCAAGACCACGCTGGTCAACCTCATCATGCGGTTCTACGACGTCGACTCCGGCCGCATCACCCTCGACGGCACCGATATCCGGGAACTGTCCCGCCACGCGCTGCGCTCCCAGGTGGGCATGGTGCTGCAGGATGCCGTGCTTTTCGATGGCACCATCATGGACAACATCCGCTACGGGCGGCTGGATGCCACGGACGAGGAAGTCATCGAGGCGGCGAAGGCGACCTACGTCGACCGCTTCGTGCACTCGCTTCCCGATGGCTACGACACCCGCGTCGACTCCGACGGCGGCTCACTGTCCGTGGGTGAGCGCCAGCTCATCACGATCGCCCGCGCGTTCATCGCCCAGCCGGCGCTGCTCATCCTCGATGAGGCGACCTCGTCGGTAGACACCCGCACCGAGCTGCTGGTCCAGGAGGCGATGAACAAGCTGCGCGCCGAGCGCACCTCGTTTATCATCGCCCACCGCCTGTCCACCATCCGCGAGGCGGACGTCATCGTGGTGATGGAGTCCGGCACCATCGTCGAGCAGGGCACACACGACGAGCTGCTGGCGGCCGGCGGCGCCTACGCGAGCCTGTACGAAGCCCAGTTCGCGGGCGAGGCCTAA
- the purS gene encoding phosphoribosylformylglycinamidine synthase subunit PurS — protein sequence MARVVVNVMPKEEILDPQGKAVVRALGRIGVDGVSDVRQGKRFEIEVDDSVSREELERVASTLLANTVIEDYEVVEGE from the coding sequence ATGGCTCGTGTAGTTGTCAATGTCATGCCGAAGGAAGAAATCCTCGACCCCCAGGGCAAAGCCGTGGTCCGCGCGCTGGGGCGCATCGGGGTGGACGGTGTGAGCGATGTCCGCCAGGGCAAGCGCTTCGAAATCGAGGTAGACGATTCGGTCTCCCGCGAGGAGCTGGAGCGCGTTGCCTCCACCCTCTTGGCCAACACCGTCATTGAAGACTACGAAGTTGTGGAGGGCGAGTAA
- a CDS encoding FUSC family protein yields MHQAVQFQRLFELRPPNRDHIPALRTAVGVAVPLFVLLAIGRMDLAMCANFGSFAGIYGRHEGRRIRVTNQIIVGAMLATCVTLGASMSWWHASPLVVTLVTSVISCATATVANLCGLRPAGSVFFVFCTAAIGSLPQGPNPVDALLAALASSLFCVALGLGWHLLGEGDVPGGPLKRAPRPPRPTVIASAVRFFVAPLIAGLLGLLSVGFSPHLSHPYWAMIAAVVAFIGPRYLVQYQRVLQRVLGTLTGVLLAGFLLSHGMDAWQLIIWVTIIQFLTELTVTRNYVVGSTFITPIALLMVHYFNPLPIGELMVTRSIETIVGSAAALGVIMISFYWDHPKTVHRYMAKARPRM; encoded by the coding sequence GTGCACCAGGCGGTCCAATTCCAACGACTATTCGAACTGCGACCGCCGAACCGTGACCACATCCCCGCACTCCGCACCGCGGTCGGCGTGGCCGTCCCGCTATTCGTGCTGCTGGCCATCGGCCGGATGGATCTGGCCATGTGCGCCAACTTCGGCTCGTTTGCCGGCATCTACGGCCGGCACGAAGGCCGCCGGATCCGGGTGACCAACCAGATCATCGTCGGTGCGATGCTCGCCACCTGCGTGACCTTGGGCGCGTCGATGTCGTGGTGGCACGCCTCCCCGTTGGTGGTCACGCTGGTGACCTCGGTCATTTCCTGCGCCACCGCGACGGTGGCTAACTTGTGCGGACTACGACCGGCCGGCTCCGTCTTCTTTGTCTTTTGCACCGCGGCGATCGGTTCGCTGCCGCAGGGGCCGAATCCCGTGGATGCGCTGCTCGCCGCGCTTGCGTCCAGCTTATTCTGCGTCGCCCTGGGATTGGGATGGCACCTGCTGGGCGAGGGCGATGTCCCGGGCGGTCCGCTGAAGCGCGCTCCGCGCCCGCCGCGGCCTACCGTCATCGCGAGCGCGGTGCGCTTCTTCGTCGCCCCGCTGATCGCCGGCCTGTTGGGACTTTTGTCGGTCGGCTTCTCCCCGCACCTGTCCCACCCGTACTGGGCGATGATCGCCGCGGTGGTCGCGTTCATCGGCCCGCGGTACCTCGTGCAATACCAGCGCGTGCTCCAACGCGTGCTGGGAACGCTCACCGGCGTGCTTTTAGCCGGGTTCCTCCTCTCGCACGGCATGGACGCGTGGCAGCTCATTATCTGGGTGACCATCATCCAGTTCCTCACCGAGTTAACCGTTACCCGCAATTACGTGGTGGGCAGCACGTTCATCACGCCCATCGCGCTGCTCATGGTGCACTACTTCAACCCGCTGCCCATCGGCGAGCTCATGGTCACCCGTTCCATCGAGACGATCGTCGGCTCCGCGGCGGCACTGGGAGTCATTATGATTAGCTTCTACTGGGACCACCCGAAGACAGTTCATCGCTATATGGCGAAGGCGCGTCCGCGTATGTAG
- the trhA gene encoding PAQR family membrane homeostasis protein TrhA: MGTIARTYLAFDRGPRPLARGWFHLVTAVLSGMSSAVLVTFAWMTLRWYEALGVTIYGVGFLLLFGVSALYHRWPWKTAGGVQAWRRADHATISVFIAATYTPLCLIVLPPEKAAWLLSVAWAGAAGGVLLSLVWINHPRWLDVVVYLALGWLIVPLVPALWEGAGAAVVWLLFAGGVIYSLGAVVYGCKWPGRNARIYGYHEHFHTATVVAAIVHLVAVWMVVAGA; encoded by the coding sequence ATGGGGACCATCGCGCGTACGTACTTAGCGTTCGACCGCGGCCCACGGCCGCTGGCGCGCGGCTGGTTCCACCTCGTCACCGCCGTGTTGTCCGGCATGTCTTCGGCGGTGCTCGTGACGTTCGCGTGGATGACCCTGCGCTGGTACGAGGCGCTCGGGGTGACCATTTACGGCGTCGGATTTCTCCTGCTGTTCGGTGTCTCCGCGCTCTACCACCGGTGGCCGTGGAAGACCGCGGGCGGGGTGCAGGCATGGCGGCGAGCCGATCACGCCACCATTTCGGTGTTTATCGCCGCGACCTACACGCCGTTGTGTCTTATCGTCCTGCCCCCGGAAAAGGCCGCGTGGTTGCTGTCTGTCGCGTGGGCAGGCGCGGCCGGGGGAGTACTACTCAGCCTGGTGTGGATCAACCACCCGCGCTGGCTGGACGTGGTGGTCTATTTGGCGCTGGGCTGGCTGATCGTTCCGCTCGTGCCGGCGCTGTGGGAAGGCGCGGGCGCGGCTGTGGTGTGGCTACTATTCGCCGGCGGGGTGATCTACTCGCTCGGCGCTGTCGTCTACGGCTGCAAGTGGCCCGGGCGCAACGCGCGCATTTACGGCTACCACGAGCATTTCCACACCGCGACGGTGGTCGCCGCGATTGTGCACTTGGTCGCGGTGTGGATGGTCGTCGCCGGGGCCTGA